The following coding sequences lie in one Amblyraja radiata isolate CabotCenter1 chromosome 20, sAmbRad1.1.pri, whole genome shotgun sequence genomic window:
- the LOC116984784 gene encoding achaete-scute homolog 1-like, with translation MDRAAAAAQLMQTSCQFLLESRPVPYSDGEPASSPDSSGGGGGNKSCKALKRPRSSSPELLRCKRRLSFTGLGYSLPQQQPAAVARRNERERNRVKLVNAGFQTLRQHVPNGASNKKMSKVETLRSAVEYIRALQQLLDEHDAVSAAFQCGLPSPTLSPAYSADLNSIPPSPLSTYSSDEGSYEALSPEEQELLDFTSWFDRY, from the coding sequence ATGGATCGGGCTGCAGCCGCCGCACAGTTGATGCAGACCTCCTGTCAGTTCCTGTTGGAGAGCCGGCCGGTGCCTTACAGTGATGGAGAGCCGGCGTCGTCGCCCGACAGTAGCGGCGGTGGAGGGGGCAACAAGAGCTGCAAGGCGCTGAAGCGGCCGAGGTCGAGCTCCCCCGAGTTGCTGCGCTGCAAGCGGCGCCTGAGCTTCACGGGTCTGGGCTACTCGCTGCCTCAGCAGCAGCCGGCGGCCGTTGCCAGGCGCAACGAGCGTGAGAGGAACCGCGTGAAGCTGGTGAACGCCGGCTTCCAGACCCTGCGCCAACACGTGCCCAACGGCGCGTCCAACAAGAAGATGAGCAAGGTGGAGACGCTGCGCTCAGCCGTCGAGTACATCCGCGCACTGCAGCAGCTGCTCGACGAGCACGACGCCGTGTCCGCAGCTTTCCAGTGCGGGCTGCCATCGCCCACGCTGTCGCCCGCCTACTCCGCCGACCTCAACTCCATCCCACCGTCGCCGCTCTCCACCTACTCCTCGGACGAAGGCAGCTACGAGGCCCTGAGCCCGGAGGAGCAGGAACTTCTCGACTTCACCAGTTGGTTTGACAGATACTGA